A genomic window from Oceanobacillus timonensis includes:
- a CDS encoding Ldh family oxidoreductase, translating into MYTMNLSNLENFILESLQAVGVDEKEAEICAKNISFADKQGTDTHGIMRVPVYIERLQSGAFNAKPDTKWAKETETIGVLDADNGMGHYPAQLAMEKAIEKAKEKGIGFATLYNGNHIGAGACYAQMAAEQGMIGFITTNAGSLMAPSGGKERVLGNNPICFSIPRRGKEPITLDIANSVVAGGKLQLASSKGEDIPLGWALDTEGNPTTDPDKGLEGTLVPIGGHKGYGLTLVMDILAGVLSGANYSKNISLLDYDKPNKVGCTMIAININEIMPVDRFYDRLDDFTDMIVNSEKIDENGHIYLPGEIETMTKKKRLETGVDIADSLHEELIQLCKDLNLDKEKYGL; encoded by the coding sequence ATGTATACAATGAATTTATCAAACTTAGAGAACTTTATATTAGAATCTTTACAGGCTGTCGGGGTGGACGAAAAGGAAGCTGAAATCTGTGCAAAAAATATTAGCTTTGCAGACAAGCAAGGTACTGATACGCACGGTATTATGCGAGTTCCTGTTTATATTGAACGACTCCAGTCTGGAGCATTTAACGCCAAACCGGATACTAAATGGGCGAAAGAAACAGAAACAATAGGCGTATTAGATGCAGATAACGGCATGGGGCATTATCCAGCTCAGTTAGCGATGGAAAAAGCAATTGAAAAAGCAAAAGAAAAAGGAATTGGTTTTGCAACTTTATATAATGGCAATCATATTGGCGCAGGAGCATGTTATGCACAAATGGCTGCTGAACAAGGGATGATTGGTTTTATTACGACGAATGCGGGATCATTAATGGCTCCTTCAGGAGGAAAAGAAAGGGTTTTAGGAAATAATCCTATATGTTTCTCCATTCCACGCAGAGGGAAAGAACCGATTACACTAGACATTGCAAATAGTGTCGTTGCTGGTGGAAAACTTCAACTAGCCAGTTCAAAAGGAGAAGATATTCCATTAGGCTGGGCTTTAGATACAGAGGGGAATCCAACTACAGATCCCGATAAAGGGCTGGAAGGAACGCTGGTACCTATTGGCGGACATAAAGGGTATGGATTAACGTTAGTCATGGATATTTTAGCTGGTGTATTATCAGGCGCAAATTATAGTAAAAATATATCTCTGTTGGACTATGATAAGCCGAATAAAGTTGGTTGTACGATGATTGCAATAAATATTAATGAGATTATGCCAGTAGATAGATTTTATGATAGATTAGATGACTTCACGGATATGATTGTAAACTCTGAAAAAATTGATGAAAATGGACATATTTACTTGCCGGGTGAAATTGAAACCATGACAAAGAAAAAAAGATTAGAAACAGGAGTAGATATTGCTGACAGTCTTCACGAAGAATTAATTCAACTTTGTAAAGATTTAAACCTGGATAAAGAGAAATATGGGTTGTAA
- a CDS encoding 2-keto-3-deoxygluconate permease: MEIKKFLERIPGGMMVVPLLLGSVVNTVAPNALRIDGFTQALFVDAVPVLAALYLVCAGAQLNLRSFGTSVAKGVTLLAIKWLVAIIFTVIAITFAGESGLWLGLAPLAIMAAMSNSNGAMYMAVASQYGKQDDKAAYSILVLNDGPLLSMLAFTVLGVMGFVEGMFSIMPFISVLIPLLVGTVLGNLDEKMRDFFVSGSDMIIPFLAFALGMGIDLSSILEGGLSGILLGLMTLVFTGGAAYFVFKLFKWNPIVGAAEGTTAGNAVMVPAVIASANPAFASLEAIATVQVAAAAVTTAILLPIALTLLVKLTGAQKNVSPKEDEVTNDITSEKIN, from the coding sequence ATGGAAATAAAGAAATTTTTAGAGCGAATACCTGGTGGAATGATGGTCGTCCCCCTCTTGCTGGGCTCAGTAGTTAATACGGTGGCTCCTAATGCTTTAAGAATAGATGGTTTTACGCAAGCGCTATTTGTAGACGCTGTTCCGGTTTTAGCTGCATTATATCTTGTCTGTGCCGGTGCACAATTGAATCTTCGAAGCTTTGGAACAAGTGTTGCAAAAGGGGTAACGCTCTTAGCGATAAAATGGCTGGTAGCTATCATATTCACTGTAATAGCGATCACATTTGCTGGAGAGTCTGGGCTTTGGTTAGGACTGGCTCCTTTAGCTATCATGGCTGCCATGTCAAATAGTAATGGAGCTATGTATATGGCTGTAGCATCACAGTACGGTAAACAAGACGATAAAGCTGCTTATTCCATATTAGTTTTAAATGATGGTCCACTCTTATCAATGTTAGCTTTTACTGTATTAGGTGTTATGGGATTTGTGGAAGGTATGTTCTCTATTATGCCGTTCATATCTGTTTTAATCCCGTTATTAGTAGGTACGGTATTAGGTAATTTAGATGAAAAAATGAGAGACTTTTTTGTTAGCGGCAGTGATATGATCATACCCTTCCTGGCTTTTGCTTTAGGGATGGGAATAGACTTATCATCAATACTCGAAGGTGGATTAAGCGGAATACTTTTAGGTCTGATGACGTTAGTATTCACTGGCGGCGCTGCTTATTTTGTATTTAAATTATTTAAATGGAATCCCATTGTTGGTGCTGCAGAGGGAACAACCGCTGGAAATGCAGTAATGGTACCAGCGGTAATCGCATCAGCCAATCCGGCTTTTGCTTCTCTTGAAGCTATAGCAACGGTACAAGTAGCAGCTGCTGCGGTAACCACAGCAATATTACTACCAATTGCTCTAACCTTATTAGTGAAGCTTACTGGTGCTCAAAAGAATGTATCGCCAAAAGAGGATGAGGTAACAAATGATATAACTTCTGAAAAAATTAATTAA
- a CDS encoding sugar phosphate isomerase/epimerase family protein, with translation MTNRFIPSLLIPEIFFPVKDKAGFTADIMKQLSEEGFYRAFEIGDVSQVAERKQIADLATENQYEITQWLTFLIDKNGLDVSSTDSKLRKESVKQLTESIYGAAECGASNIAFVTGADPGVKLRKDAMEGLYESVCEICEEAAAYHMNVLVEPLDRDAHKKRIIGPTNEAVGFIHRVEKQYKNIGLAFDTAHAALNGEDIHEALEEAKHETHQIHFSNAVLDKKNHLYGDNHMPLGEPGFLTIDKIASALRKADELGIKKEEGLRVAAEVRGRDADNYLNNERETRKILKNALDIVRDQNVMH, from the coding sequence ATGACTAATCGATTTATCCCTTCTTTGCTAATACCAGAAATTTTCTTTCCGGTAAAAGACAAAGCGGGATTTACAGCAGATATAATGAAACAATTATCAGAGGAAGGTTTTTATCGTGCTTTCGAAATTGGAGATGTATCTCAGGTTGCTGAACGGAAGCAGATTGCTGATTTAGCAACAGAAAATCAATATGAGATAACACAATGGTTAACTTTTTTGATTGATAAAAATGGGTTAGATGTTTCCTCCACTGATTCCAAATTAAGAAAAGAATCCGTGAAACAACTAACAGAAAGCATTTATGGAGCAGCAGAGTGTGGAGCATCCAATATTGCTTTTGTAACGGGAGCAGACCCGGGGGTTAAGTTGCGAAAAGATGCCATGGAAGGCTTATACGAAAGTGTATGTGAAATTTGTGAAGAAGCAGCTGCCTATCATATGAATGTTTTAGTAGAGCCGCTGGATCGTGACGCTCATAAAAAAAGAATAATAGGACCAACAAATGAAGCGGTGGGATTCATTCATCGAGTAGAAAAACAATATAAAAATATTGGTTTGGCATTTGATACCGCACATGCAGCGCTAAATGGCGAAGATATTCATGAAGCTTTGGAAGAAGCAAAGCATGAGACGCATCAAATTCATTTTTCCAATGCCGTTCTGGACAAGAAGAATCATTTATATGGTGATAATCATATGCCGCTTGGAGAACCAGGGTTTTTAACAATCGATAAGATAGCGTCTGCCTTAAGAAAAGCAGACGAACTTGGCATTAAAAAAGAAGAAGGATTACGTGTGGCAGCAGAAGTAAGAGGAAGAGATGCGGATAATTATCTGAATAATGAAAGAGAAACAAGAAAGATATTGAAAAACGCTCTTGATATTGTTCGTGACCAAAATGTAATGCATTAA
- a CDS encoding sugar phosphate isomerase/epimerase family protein — MRIKFGCHTSTWELDYDKESDYLDDVIDTVSNAGFQGVDVQVAMLGRYQNDPEKLKQALDERGISLAALTVPFTWANDEETQEERERADYYIDYLTNFPGAVMNLPSRVGPNRDHLLERQKQIIACANAVGKRAYEKGVQASFHPASPETSYFRTKADYDVLFELLDTSYMSYTPDAGHIKAGGMRPEDIIEDNLSIIKHVHFKDRSNNKEWKEMGTGDIDFPYIVQTLKDSGYQGWIMIEEETEEAAEDPNKVILNVGKYVEEKLKPIANGVEEND; from the coding sequence ATGCGTATTAAATTTGGATGTCATACGTCAACTTGGGAGCTAGATTATGATAAAGAATCAGACTACCTTGATGACGTAATAGATACTGTAAGTAATGCAGGTTTCCAAGGAGTAGATGTTCAAGTTGCCATGCTGGGAAGGTATCAAAACGATCCGGAAAAATTAAAACAAGCATTAGATGAAAGAGGTATTTCTTTAGCGGCATTAACAGTACCTTTCACTTGGGCTAATGATGAAGAAACGCAAGAGGAAAGAGAACGAGCCGATTATTATATTGATTATCTGACAAACTTTCCTGGGGCAGTGATGAATCTGCCATCGCGTGTCGGACCGAATAGAGATCATTTATTGGAACGTCAAAAGCAAATTATCGCTTGTGCAAATGCTGTCGGAAAAAGAGCATATGAAAAAGGCGTACAAGCATCTTTCCATCCGGCTTCTCCAGAAACATCCTATTTCCGAACAAAAGCCGATTACGATGTGTTGTTTGAACTGTTGGATACGTCTTATATGAGTTATACACCGGATGCCGGACATATTAAAGCTGGCGGGATGCGGCCAGAAGATATTATCGAAGACAATCTTTCTATTATCAAACATGTTCATTTTAAAGATCGTTCCAACAATAAAGAGTGGAAGGAAATGGGAACAGGAGATATTGATTTTCCTTATATCGTACAAACACTGAAAGATAGTGGTTATCAAGGGTGGATAATGATTGAAGAGGAAACCGAAGAAGCTGCGGAAGATCCGAATAAGGTTATTTTAAATGTTGGAAAATATGTTGAGGAAAAATTGAAACCGATTGCAAATGGAGTTGAGGAAAATGACTAA
- a CDS encoding ROK family transcriptional regulator, translating into MKFYILSLHQICLPNYRMFILLTIHYSLHYYASNTLKGMIFKVETITADQYLVKKINKALILRIIREHSPLSKPDIVTKSGLNRGTVSRLVNELEAASIIKQLGEGISSGGRKPTMYTIKGDSGFVIGITVKSKLLEVALADLNGKIVKRFTKELTSKTPKFIIKKIIESIKEMQEYVQESIFQITCIGIGFPGMVDANGTVLKAPSLKWNDVDLRQMIVDTFQIPCVVDNEARVGLIGEKQFDKHNALTDTLYVSVSNVIGSAVTIKNELFRGYNGLSGEAGHLIVKYNGKKCSCGSKGCWQMYASTNALLKKLSSVSEVTEQLHASPFSQLSVEFLESLASQGNQFVIKEIEEIGQYLGIGLISLVNVLNPKNVLIGGDITKLKEWVEPSLNETLRASVLPDHNKGLDILFSELGSDSTIIGAIAVALTHFFENGYHISSE; encoded by the coding sequence ATGAAATTTTACATTCTGTCTTTACATCAAATCTGTTTACCCAATTATCGTATGTTCATTTTGTTAACGATTCATTATTCATTACATTATTATGCCTCTAACACATTGAAAGGAATGATATTTAAAGTGGAAACTATTACGGCAGACCAGTATTTAGTCAAAAAAATTAATAAAGCATTAATATTACGTATCATAAGAGAACACTCTCCTCTTTCAAAGCCTGATATTGTCACTAAATCCGGGCTTAATCGCGGGACAGTATCTCGATTAGTTAATGAACTTGAAGCAGCTTCCATTATTAAACAATTAGGTGAAGGAATTTCATCTGGAGGCAGAAAACCAACCATGTATACCATCAAGGGAGATTCTGGCTTTGTTATTGGTATCACTGTTAAATCGAAATTATTAGAAGTAGCATTGGCTGACCTAAACGGAAAAATAGTCAAACGTTTTACGAAGGAATTGACTAGTAAAACACCTAAGTTTATTATAAAAAAGATTATTGAATCCATAAAAGAGATGCAGGAATATGTTCAAGAAAGTATATTTCAAATTACTTGTATCGGTATTGGTTTCCCCGGTATGGTCGATGCGAATGGTACGGTTTTAAAAGCACCATCTTTAAAATGGAACGATGTAGACTTGAGACAAATGATTGTTGATACATTTCAAATTCCATGTGTTGTAGATAATGAGGCAAGGGTAGGCTTGATTGGAGAAAAACAGTTTGATAAGCATAACGCTTTAACGGATACCTTATATGTAAGTGTTAGTAATGTCATAGGCAGTGCTGTCACGATTAAGAATGAATTATTCCGCGGGTACAATGGATTATCCGGAGAGGCAGGACATCTTATCGTTAAATATAATGGCAAAAAATGCTCTTGTGGAAGCAAAGGGTGTTGGCAAATGTATGCTTCGACCAATGCTTTATTAAAAAAACTTTCGAGCGTTTCTGAAGTGACAGAACAATTACATGCAAGTCCTTTTTCACAACTTTCCGTTGAATTCTTAGAATCATTGGCCAGTCAAGGTAATCAATTCGTCATAAAAGAGATAGAAGAAATAGGCCAATATTTAGGTATAGGTCTCATCAGTCTTGTTAATGTTTTAAACCCCAAAAATGTTCTCATAGGGGGAGATATCACCAAACTAAAAGAGTGGGTAGAACCTTCTTTGAATGAAACGCTCCGTGCCAGCGTTTTACCTGATCATAATAAAGGGTTAGATATTCTATTTTCTGAATTAGGTTCAGATTCCACCATTATTGGAGCAATCGCTGTTGCCTTAACCCACTTTTTTGAAAATGGTTATCACATTAGCTCGGAATAA
- a CDS encoding AEC family transporter, with the protein MDTLFTLAYEIGSLYIIVAIGWFIRRKGFISEDGQRAFTTLLLYVALPCLIISSMHMPFQYEQAYGAFIMFVLSIYIMGGTLFLSRFITKKMTLPMERKAVFENVILFGNQGFIGMVIILQLFGQEGVLFASVFNLIYFILIWTYAIYIMNPEGLPVSKAMFIFKNPGFLATVVGFILFIFPIPIPAFIMGPIETIGQMTVPLSMIMIGMMISSVTFSKALVYMKDIFVYLAVVIRLFIYPLLFFLPLLFFRMPFELFMIACLLSATPSPATISMYAQVYGGDVEFSAVVVFFSTLLSVVSIPLVYLVFLFMI; encoded by the coding sequence ATGGATACATTATTTACACTGGCATACGAGATTGGTTCATTGTATATTATTGTAGCAATCGGCTGGTTTATCCGGCGGAAGGGATTTATTTCGGAGGATGGTCAGCGTGCGTTTACCACCCTATTATTATATGTCGCTTTGCCTTGTCTGATTATTAGCTCCATGCATATGCCTTTCCAATATGAACAGGCTTATGGTGCCTTTATTATGTTTGTCCTTTCCATTTATATCATGGGAGGGACTCTTTTTTTAAGCCGGTTTATTACTAAAAAAATGACATTGCCGATGGAACGGAAGGCAGTGTTTGAAAATGTTATTCTGTTTGGAAACCAAGGATTTATCGGTATGGTGATTATTCTGCAACTGTTTGGGCAGGAAGGCGTGCTATTTGCTTCGGTGTTTAACCTGATTTATTTTATTCTGATATGGACCTATGCGATTTATATTATGAATCCAGAAGGGCTTCCGGTTTCCAAAGCGATGTTTATTTTCAAAAATCCCGGTTTTTTAGCAACGGTAGTTGGTTTTATTTTATTTATCTTTCCTATTCCCATTCCTGCTTTTATTATGGGGCCTATAGAAACGATTGGTCAGATGACTGTACCGCTATCGATGATTATGATTGGTATGATGATTTCAAGCGTTACTTTTTCGAAAGCACTGGTGTATATGAAGGATATCTTTGTTTATCTTGCTGTTGTTATTCGATTATTCATTTATCCGCTCCTCTTTTTTCTGCCATTATTATTCTTTCGCATGCCGTTTGAATTATTTATGATTGCTTGTCTGCTTTCTGCTACGCCGAGCCCGGCAACGATAAGCATGTATGCCCAAGTGTATGGAGGGGACGTGGAATTTTCAGCGGTGGTTGTGTTCTTCTCTACACTCTTGTCGGTTGTCAGTATTCCGCTTGTTTACTTGGTGTTTTTGTTTATGATTTAG
- the xylB gene encoding xylulokinase, with product MKYVIGVDLGTSAVKLLLMNQKGQLVQEVAKEYPLMQEKAGHSEQNPEDWVEQAISGLNELTDSFTGDVADIEGISFSGQMHGLVLLDDYKEVIRPAILWNDTRTTVECQEITERVGKDKLLQLPKNIALEGFTLPKMEWVRKHEPENYEQAKLFLLPKDYLRFRLTGELHMDYSDAAGTLLLDMEDRSWSKEMCEAFDIQPDFCPPLVPSHAMVGNIKKEIAEQTGLSEQIKVFAGGADNACRAIGAGILEEGETMASLGTSGVVLSYEDAGDKSFAGKVHYLNHAAPDAYYTMGVTLAAGYSLSWFKNTFAKDVPFDDLLNKAADVPVGANGLLFTPYLVGERTPHVDSTIRGSFIGIDSSHNMKHFTRAVMEGITFSLNESVEIFRENGKVIDRIIAIGGGAKSDIWLQIQADIYNAAVIKLSSEQGPGMGAAMLAAYGSGWFSSLQECAAVFLEKEKTVEPIPENVEKYKDLFALYQSIYTSTNQINKDLMKYRNNDEG from the coding sequence ATGAAGTATGTTATTGGTGTTGATTTAGGAACGAGTGCTGTGAAACTGCTTTTGATGAACCAGAAAGGGCAGTTGGTTCAAGAGGTAGCTAAAGAATATCCATTAATGCAAGAGAAAGCCGGGCATAGTGAACAAAATCCGGAAGATTGGGTGGAGCAGGCTATTTCTGGTCTTAACGAACTTACGGACAGTTTTACTGGTGATGTGGCGGATATTGAAGGAATCAGCTTTTCCGGACAGATGCATGGCCTGGTTTTATTAGATGACTATAAGGAAGTGATTCGCCCGGCAATTTTATGGAATGATACACGTACAACCGTAGAATGTCAGGAAATCACGGAACGTGTCGGGAAGGACAAACTTCTGCAACTACCTAAAAACATCGCGTTGGAGGGGTTTACATTACCGAAAATGGAATGGGTTAGAAAACATGAACCTGAAAATTATGAACAAGCAAAGCTGTTTTTATTGCCCAAAGACTATTTGCGGTTTCGTTTAACTGGAGAGCTGCATATGGATTATTCTGATGCTGCTGGAACATTGTTATTAGATATGGAGGATCGTTCGTGGAGTAAAGAAATGTGCGAAGCCTTTGATATTCAACCTGATTTTTGTCCTCCGCTGGTTCCTTCTCATGCGATGGTTGGAAATATCAAGAAAGAGATAGCAGAGCAAACCGGTTTATCCGAGCAAATAAAAGTGTTTGCAGGTGGTGCGGATAATGCTTGTAGAGCGATTGGCGCCGGTATCCTGGAAGAAGGGGAGACGATGGCCAGTTTAGGTACTTCCGGTGTTGTTCTATCCTATGAGGATGCTGGAGATAAATCATTTGCAGGAAAGGTACATTACTTAAACCATGCTGCTCCAGATGCGTACTACACGATGGGGGTTACACTTGCTGCTGGTTACAGTTTATCGTGGTTTAAGAATACGTTTGCAAAAGATGTGCCGTTTGATGATTTATTAAATAAAGCAGCAGACGTACCGGTGGGAGCAAATGGACTTTTATTTACGCCTTATCTCGTTGGAGAACGGACACCTCATGTTGATTCCACCATCCGCGGCAGCTTTATTGGTATAGACAGTTCGCATAACATGAAGCATTTTACAAGAGCTGTGATGGAGGGAATTACGTTTTCTTTAAATGAATCGGTAGAAATTTTTAGAGAAAACGGAAAGGTTATTGATCGCATTATTGCCATTGGTGGCGGTGCAAAAAGTGATATATGGCTGCAAATACAGGCAGATATATATAATGCCGCAGTAATTAAGCTGAGCAGTGAACAAGGACCAGGAATGGGGGCTGCGATGCTGGCTGCATATGGATCGGGTTGGTTTTCATCTCTGCAGGAATGTGCTGCTGTTTTTCTGGAAAAAGAAAAAACGGTGGAGCCTATTCCGGAAAATGTAGAGAAGTATAAAGACCTTTTTGCATTATATCAATCTATTTATACATCAACCAATCAAATCAATAAGGATTTAATGAAATATCGAAATAATGATGAAGGATAG
- the nadE gene encoding ammonia-dependent NAD(+) synthetase, producing MKELQQSVIHTLHVKPEIDPKEEIRIRIDFMKEYLHKFSFSKGFVLGISGGQDSTLLSKLAQLAIDELNEEQEASPYQFIGVELPYGEQGDADDVADAIQFVQPSKMLTVNIKEAVDASVKSLRDAGVDISDFLKGNEKARERMKAQYSVAGVHNCFVLGTDHAAEAITGFFTKHGDGACDLAPLEGLNKRQGKQILKELGCPEHLYLKKPTADLEDERPALADEEALGVTYDELDDYLEGKEVSQEAREVIEGHYIKTMHKREPIASIYNDWWK from the coding sequence ATGAAAGAATTGCAGCAATCGGTTATTCATACATTACATGTAAAACCGGAAATCGATCCGAAAGAAGAGATTCGCATCCGTATTGATTTCATGAAGGAATATCTGCATAAATTCAGTTTTTCGAAAGGCTTTGTGCTCGGGATATCCGGAGGGCAGGATTCTACATTGCTTTCGAAACTGGCACAATTAGCGATAGATGAATTAAACGAGGAGCAGGAAGCATCACCTTATCAATTTATCGGTGTCGAATTGCCTTATGGAGAGCAGGGCGATGCGGATGACGTGGCTGATGCAATTCAATTTGTCCAGCCTTCAAAGATGCTTACGGTGAATATCAAAGAAGCAGTAGATGCAAGTGTGAAATCATTACGTGATGCAGGTGTCGATATCAGCGATTTTCTAAAAGGAAATGAAAAAGCAAGAGAACGTATGAAGGCGCAATACAGCGTGGCCGGAGTGCATAATTGTTTCGTATTAGGGACCGATCACGCAGCGGAAGCAATTACCGGATTCTTTACCAAGCACGGGGATGGCGCTTGTGACTTGGCACCGCTGGAGGGATTAAATAAGCGTCAAGGAAAGCAAATCTTGAAAGAGCTGGGATGTCCCGAACATCTCTATCTAAAAAAACCGACTGCTGATTTGGAAGATGAACGTCCAGCTTTAGCTGATGAAGAAGCATTAGGGGTCACCTATGATGAACTTGATGATTATTTAGAAGGAAAAGAAGTATCCCAAGAAGCGAGAGAAGTCATTGAAGGTCACTATATTAAGACAATGCATAAGCGGGAACCGATTGCCTCTATCTATAATGATTGGTGGAAATAA
- a CDS encoding nicotinate phosphoribosyltransferase has protein sequence MNYIDDSLMLHTDLYQINMAETYWYDNIHNRKAVFDLYFRQLPFGNGYGLYAGLERIIEYLHNFNFSESDLTYLKELGYKEDFLAYLRELRFTGSLKSMREGEVVFANEPIIRVEAPLAEAQLLETALLNIVNYQTLIATKASRIRQLVRNSPVMEFGTRRAQEMDAAVWGTRAAYIGGFNATSNVRAGKLFGIPVSGTHAHSMVQAYRDEYVSFKKYAERHRECVFLVDTYDTLNSGVPNAIKVAKELGDKIDFKGIRIDSGDLAYLSKEARRMLDAEGFKHAKIYVSNDLDEYTIASLQAQHAKIDVWGIGTKLITAYDQPALGAVYKLVSIEDEQGDMVDTIKLSGNPEKMTTPGKKKVYRIINRCNHHSEGDYLTLEEEEPEKEDEIMLFHPVHTYYKKMVSNFDAVNLHQDIVVDGDIVYECPNLLHVQNYAVNQLQLFWDEYKRTNYPAEYPVDLSVKLWNSKMEHIEKVKKEVGQNQTR, from the coding sequence ATGAATTATATCGATGACAGCTTAATGCTGCATACAGACCTTTATCAAATAAATATGGCGGAAACGTATTGGTATGATAATATACATAATCGCAAGGCAGTATTTGATTTATACTTTCGTCAGCTTCCATTTGGCAATGGTTATGGTCTTTACGCCGGTTTAGAAAGGATTATCGAGTATCTGCATAATTTCAATTTTAGTGAATCGGACTTAACTTATTTAAAAGAATTGGGCTATAAAGAAGATTTTCTAGCGTATTTACGCGAACTACGGTTTACAGGTTCTTTGAAATCGATGCGGGAAGGGGAAGTTGTTTTTGCAAACGAGCCGATTATCCGTGTGGAGGCACCATTAGCAGAGGCACAATTGCTGGAGACTGCCCTGTTAAACATTGTGAATTATCAAACGTTAATTGCCACCAAAGCCTCACGTATCCGACAGTTGGTAAGAAACAGCCCGGTAATGGAGTTTGGTACAAGAAGAGCCCAAGAGATGGACGCGGCTGTCTGGGGTACGAGAGCAGCGTACATTGGCGGTTTCAATGCAACAAGCAATGTCCGGGCAGGGAAATTATTCGGAATTCCAGTGTCAGGAACGCATGCACATTCGATGGTACAAGCGTACCGTGATGAATATGTTTCCTTTAAAAAATATGCAGAACGTCATCGGGAGTGTGTATTTTTAGTAGATACTTACGATACCTTGAATTCAGGTGTACCTAATGCAATTAAAGTAGCCAAAGAATTAGGGGATAAAATTGATTTTAAAGGGATTCGGATTGATAGCGGAGACTTGGCTTATTTATCCAAAGAAGCAAGAAGAATGCTTGATGCAGAAGGATTTAAGCATGCGAAAATTTACGTCTCTAATGATTTGGATGAATATACTATTGCCAGCCTGCAAGCCCAGCATGCAAAAATTGATGTGTGGGGAATTGGAACCAAATTGATAACAGCATATGATCAGCCGGCACTTGGTGCAGTATATAAATTGGTATCCATTGAGGATGAACAGGGAGATATGGTGGATACGATTAAACTATCCGGCAATCCGGAAAAGATGACAACACCAGGCAAGAAAAAAGTGTACCGGATTATCAACAGATGTAATCATCATAGTGAAGGCGATTATCTGACGTTAGAAGAGGAGGAACCGGAGAAGGAAGACGAAATTATGCTTTTTCATCCGGTGCATACGTACTATAAGAAAATGGTTTCGAATTTTGACGCAGTGAATTTACATCAGGATATTGTAGTGGATGGAGACATCGTTTACGAATGTCCAAACTTGCTCCATGTACAGAATTATGCCGTAAACCAGCTTCAGCTATTTTGGGATGAGTATAAGCGTACAAACTATCCGGCTGAATATCCTGTCGATTTAAGTGTGAAACTATGGAACAGTAAGATGGAACATATTGAAAAAGTTAAAAAAGAAGTAGGACAAAATCAAACGCGTTAA